In Salvelinus alpinus chromosome 22, SLU_Salpinus.1, whole genome shotgun sequence, one genomic interval encodes:
- the LOC139548932 gene encoding alpha-2-macroglobulin-like isoform X1 encodes MVPSGLHVWRWILFACFHWLCVCQETPRPVYMVAIPAVIQAGSEAKLCASLLQPNETLVMTISLIVDEQSRILLQESSDQEFHRCFQFQAPHVESEEVQNFKVEVRGETFLSTEERKVMIKPYIPMTFIQTDKPIYNPGQTVQFRVIALDTNFSPVNQLYNVVELEDIHQNRIGQWVNTSSSGNILQLSHPLNSEAPVGSYAIVVWIGDNKIHHHFKVKKYVLPKFEIKMNLTDEISIVQEEYKVEVCATYTYGQPVPGKAEVELCRLLRNDVLISMRFDVKTQQGVPDYTAPCHKESIEMDQTGCASHVFNMSIFTKNAEQKMLIDRLSFNAKVEEEGTGITRSEEKHIALSYVIGKLTFVDTPKIYEHGSIIEGKINVVHFNNTPISDMLVYLLEKKGWSSHRLQNLTTDSHGIASFSLNTTTMPKEDINLIVSNTPEAENTRYRVPYFNSGQHILSLIQPTAPHSKTSSSLAIQKIEKPLACGEEVSITIQYAIVGETVPKGSVDVIYLALSRGAILQHGHMKVTVQQGSPVTEGEVTLKLAVVPEMAPLVQVLVYSLLPSETVIAHSMNFPTEKCFRHKVFVEFSPSQAVPGEKNTLQLSAQPGSLCGLSTVDKSVHIMEPGKRLDADKIFDLLPVKETTYIPYQLEDPVSCLRVRPRRYVIPYPGPTDQKNEPFQVFQNLGLKLATNLVIRVPSCLSYKGNEYHRYVVSYRHSSHPIAMDSLLRGEAGLPGRYGAPLPPIQTVRTFFPETWIWDLVEVGESGTLDIPLTVPDTITTWETEAFCLAPGGFGLAPPVEITVFQPFFLELTLPYSIIRGEHFELKATVFNYLSKCIMVSVTPAPSLDYTLTPLNDVQYSSCLCANGRKTFSWTMAPSVLGDLNVSVSAEAVRSHAACDNEIVNVPERGRIDTVTKSLLVKAEGTEKTDTYNWLLCPTGEALTEEVELQLPKNVVDGSDRISLSVLGDILGRALKNLDGLLQMPYGCGEQNMALLAPNIYILEYLRNTEQLTPAIRDKANKFLTSGYQRQLNYKHYNGAYSTFGQGSGNTWLTAFVLRSFGKAQSFIYIDPAKIKESTTWLESQQGKHGCFVRLGKLFNNRMKGGVTDEVTLTAYITASMLELNMSVSDPVVYGSLSCLKNSTSDLSNTYTTALLAYTFTLAGDMETRAQLLQHLDTVALQEGGLLHWTQTSSETSASLAVEISSYVLLASLSASPLSATDLGYASRIVRWLVRQQNAYGGFSSTQDTVVALQALALYSTRVFSREGTSTVTVQSPSGGQHLFEVNKNNKLLYQESALQDTEGKYTVEVKGSACASVQVALHYNIPTPTDSTTLSIQVKTEVDCNSNSLRPRVTLKLQSQYHGKELTTNMIIVDLKMLSGFAPDPESLGRLSGSLLVDRVDTKDDHVLMYLRELPSLLPFNHTLDIIQELPVQNLKPAVVKIYDYYQPSDQAETEYVFPCK; translated from the exons ATGGTTCCTTCTGGGCTTCACGTTTGGAGATGGATACTGTTCGCCTGCTTTCACTGGCTTTGTGTCTGTCAAGAAACTCCTAGACC GGTTTACATGGTAGCCATTCCTGCAGTGATCCAGGCAGGCTCAGAGGCCAAGCTTTGTGCCAGTCTTCTGCAGCCCAACGAGACCCTGGTCATGACCATATCTCTGATTGTTGATGAGCAGAGCAGAATTCTTCTCCAAGAGAGTTCTGACCAAGAGTTTCACCGCTGCTTCCAGTTTCAG GCCCCTCATGTGGAGAGTGAGGAAGTGCAAAACTTTAAGGTGGAGGTTCGAGGTGAAACGTTTCTATcgacagaggagagaaaggtcaTGATCAAACCGTACATCCCGATGACATTCATCCAAACGGATAAACCAATCTACAACCCAGGACAAACAG TGCAGTTTAGAGTGATCGCCTTGGATACCAATTTTAGCCCTGTCAATCAGCTG TACAATGTTGTGGAACTTGAG GATATTCATCAGAACAGGATTGGACAGTGGGTCAATACATCATCTAGTGGCAACATTCTGCAGCTTTCTCACCCGCTGAACTCTGAAGCACCTGTAGGATCCTATGCTATTGTAGTGTGGATTGGTGATAACAAAATACACCATCACTTCAAGGTAAAAAAATATG TTTTGCCAAAGTTTGAGATCAAAATGAACCTCACCGATGAGATCAGCATTGTTCAAGAGGAGTATAAAGTAGAAGTGTGTGCAAC ATACACGTATGGACAGCCTGTACCTGGAAAAGCAGAGGTAGAGTTGTGCCGACTTTTAAGGAACGATGTATTGATATCAATGAGATTTGATGTGAAAACTCAACAAGGAGTTCCTGATTATACAGCCCCCTGCCACAAAGAGTCAATAGAG ATGGACCAAACTGGCTGTGCTTCTCATGTCTTCAACATGTCCATTTTCACAAAGAATGCCGAACAGAAAATGCTCATAGACAGGCTGAGTTTTAATGCaaaagtagaggaggaggggacag GTATTACACGGTCAGAGGAAAAACACATAGCGCTCTCCTATGTGATTGGAAAACTCACGTTTGTCGACACACCCAAAATCTATGAGCATGGATCAATTATCGAGGGCAAG ATAAACGTTGTTCACTTCAACAACACACCTATCTCTGACATGTTAGTCTACCTGTTGGAGAAGAAAGGCTGGTCCTCACATCGTCTCCAGAACCTAACCACGGACAGTCATGGTATTGCCAGTTTCTCCCTCAACACAACCACTATGCCCAAAGAGGATATTAACCTCATA GTAAGCAACACACCAGAAGCGGAGAACACTAGATACAGGGTCCCCTATTTCAACAGTGGGCAACACATACTCTCACTGATCCAGCCCACTGCCCCTCACAGTAAAACTTCCAGCTCTCTGGCTATTCAGAAGATAGAGAAACCACTGGCATGTGGGGAGGAAGTGTCAATCACCATCCAGTACGCTATCGTAGGGGAGACCGTCCCAAAGGGCTCCGTGGATGTCATCTACCTG GCCTTATCCAGAGGGGCGATACTTCAGCATGGACATATGAAGGTTACTGTACAGCAGGGGAGTCCTG TAACTGAGGGTGAAGTCACCTTGAAGTTGGCAGTGGTTCCAGAGATGGCGCCGTTGGTACAGGTCCTGGTGTACAGTTTGCTACCCAGCGAGACTGTAATCGCCCACAGCATGAATTTCCCCACTGAGAAATGCTTCAgacacaag GTGTTTGTGGAGTTCTCACCCTCACAAGCAGTCCCAGGGGAGAAGAACACGCTGCAGCTCTCGGCCCAGCCCGGCTCCCTCTGTGGCCTCAGCACTGTGGACAAGAGTGTTCACATCATGGAGCCAGGGAAGAGGCTGGATGCTGACAAG ATATTTGATTTGTTACCAGTCAAGGAGACAACATACATTCCCTACCAGCTTGAAGATCCAGTGTCATGTTTACGTGTAAGACCAAGGAGATATGTAATACCATACCCAGGACCAACTGACCAAAAAAATGAACCTTTTCAAGTTTTTCAG AACCTGGGACTGAAGCTGGCAACTAACCTGGTTATAAGAGTACCTTCCTGCCTAAGTTACAAGGGGAACGAGTACCATCGCTATG TAGTATCCTACAGACACTCCTCTCACCCTATAGCCATGGACAGCCTTTTAAGGGGTGAAGCTGGACTTCCTGGAAGATACGGAGCCCCTCTGCCACCCATACAGACAGTCCGTACGTTCTTCCCCGAGACATGGATATGGGATCTTGTGGAAGTTGG GGAATCTGGAACACTAGACATTCCCCTTACAGTCCCAGACACCATTACCACCTGGGAGACAGAGGCATTCTGCCTGGCCCCTGGCGGCTTCGGTCTGGCTCCTCCTGTGGAGATCACTGTCTTCCAGCCTTTCTTCCTAGAGCTCACCCTGCCCTACTCCATCATCCGTGGAGAGCATTTTGAgctgaaggccactgtgttcaacTACCTGTCCAAGTGCATCATG GTTTCTGTGACTCCGGCTCCTTCCTTAGACTACACTCTCACACCCCTGAATGATGTCCAGTATTCATCATGCTTGTGTGCCAATGGACGAAAGACCTTCAGTTGGACAATGGCACCCTCAGTCCTGG GGGATTTGAATGTGTCCGTTAGTGCAGAGGCTGTCCGGTCCCACGCTGCATGTGACAATGAGATTGTGAACGTACCAGAGAGAGGACGCATCGACACAGTCACAAAGAGCCTGCTGGTGAAG gcagAGGGAACAGAGAAGACCGACACCTACAACTGGTTGCTGTGTCCAACTG GAGAAGCTCTGACAGAGGAGGTGGAACTGCAACTCCCCAAGAATGTGGTGGATGGATCTGATCGAATTTCTCTCTCAGTCCTGG GGGACATCCTGGGTCGGGCCCTCAAGAACCTGGATGGACTGCTGCAGATGCCGTATGGGTGTGGAGAGCAGAATATGGCCCTCCTCGCCCCCAATATCTACATCCTGGAGTACCTGAGGAACACAGAGCAGCTCACTCCAGCAATTCGAGACAAGGCTAACAAGTTCCTCACTAGTG GTTACCAAAGGCAGCTGAACTACAAGCATTATAATGGTGCATACAGCACATTTGGACAAGGCTCGGGGAATACTTG GCTGACTGCTTTTGTCTTGAGATCCTTTGGCAAAGCACAGTCTTTCATTTATATTGACCCGGCGAAAATTAAAGAGTCCACGACATGGTTGGAAAGTCAGCAAGGCAAACATGGGTGTTTCGTCAGATTGGGGAAACTCTTTAATAACAGAATGAAG GGTGGGGTGACAGATGAAGTCACGCTGACGGCCTACATCACTGCTTCAATGCTGGAGCTCAATATGTCAGTGTCG GATCCTGTTGTGTACGGCAGTTTGTCTTGCCTGAAGAACTCCACCAGTGATTTGTCCAACACCTACACTACTGCTCTGCTGGCCTACACCTTTACCCTGGCAGGGGACATGGAGACTCGGGCCCAACTTCTGCAGCACCTGGACACGGTCGCATTACAAGAGG GGGGTCTCCTGCACTGGACTCAGACCTCCTCAGAGACTTCAGCCTCCCTGGCAGTGGAGATCAGCTCCTACGTTCTGCTGGCTTCCCTCAGTGCCTCCCCTCTGTCTGCCACTGACCTGGGCTACGCCTCCCGCATCGTCAGGTGGCTGGTGAGACAGCAGAACGCCTACGGAGGCTTCTCTTCCACACAG gacacAGTGGTGGCCCTCCAGGCCCTGGCTCTCTACTCCACCAGGGTGTTCAGTAGAGAGGGCACCAGCACAGTGACAGTACAGTCTCCCAGCGGGGGACAGCACCTCTTTGAAGTTAACAAAAACAACAAGCTTCTCTACCAGGAGAGTGCGCTGCAGGACACAGAAGGGAAGTACACGGTGGAAGTGAAGGGCAGTGCTTGTGCCTCAGTGCAG GTGGCGCTCCACTACAACATCCCTACTCCTACTGACAGCACAACGCTCAGTATCCAGGTGAAGACAGAGGTGGACTGCAACAGCAACTCTTTGAGGCCCAGAGTCACGCTGAAACTCCAGTCTCA ATATCATGGAAAGGAGCTGACCACCAATATGATTATAGTGGATTTGAAAATGCTGTCTGGGTTTGCTCCAGACCCAGAGTCTTTGGGGAGG CTGTCGGGTTCACTTCTAGTGGATCGTGTCGATACTAAAGATGATCATGTGTTAATGTACTTGAGAGAG TTACCATCACTATTGCCTTTCAACCACACCCTGGACATCATACAGGAGCTCCCAGTACAAAATCTAAAGCCAGCGGTGGTCAAGATCTACGACTACTACCAGCCGA GTGACCAGGCAGAGACAGAATATGTCTTCCCTTGCAAGTAG
- the LOC139548932 gene encoding alpha-2-macroglobulin-like isoform X3, which translates to MVPSGLHVWRWILFACFHWLCVCQETPRPVYMVAIPAVIQAGSEAKLCASLLQPNETLVMTISLIVDEQSRILLQESSDQEFHRCFQFQAPHVESEEVQNFKVEVRGETFLSTEERKVMIKPYIPMTFIQTDKPIYNPGQTVQFRVIALDTNFSPVNQLYNVVELEDIHQNRIGQWVNTSSSGNILQLSHPLNSEAPVGSYAIVVWIGDNKIHHHFKVKKYVLPKFEIKMNLTDEISIVQEEYKVEVCATYTYGQPVPGKAEVELCRLLRNDVLISMRFDVKTQQGVPDYTAPCHKESIEMDQTGCASHVFNMSIFTKNAEQKMLIDRLSFNAKVEEEGTGITRSEEKHIALSYVIGKLTFVDTPKIYEHGSIIEGKINVVHFNNTPISDMLVYLLEKKGWSSHRLQNLTTDSHGIASFSLNTTTMPKEDINLIVSNTPEAENTRYRVPYFNSGQHILSLIQPTAPHSKTSSSLAIQKIEKPLACGEEVSITIQYAIVGETVPKGSVDVIYLALSRGAILQHGHMKVTVQQGSPVTEGEVTLKLAVVPEMAPLVQVLVYSLLPSETVIAHSMNFPTEKCFRHKVFVEFSPSQAVPGEKNTLQLSAQPGSLCGLSTVDKSVHIMEPGKRLDADKIFDLLPVKETTYIPYQLEDPVSCLRVRPRRYVIPYPGPTDQKNEPFQVFQNLGLKLATNLVIRVPSCLSYKGNEYHRYAMDSLLRGEAGLPGRYGAPLPPIQTVRTFFPETWIWDLVEVGESGTLDIPLTVPDTITTWETEAFCLAPGGFGLAPPVEITVFQPFFLELTLPYSIIRGEHFELKATVFNYLSKCIMVSVTPAPSLDYTLTPLNDVQYSSCLCANGRKTFSWTMAPSVLGDLNVSVSAEAVRSHAACDNEIVNVPERGRIDTVTKSLLVKAEGTEKTDTYNWLLCPTGEALTEEVELQLPKNVVDGSDRISLSVLGDILGRALKNLDGLLQMPYGCGEQNMALLAPNIYILEYLRNTEQLTPAIRDKANKFLTSGYQRQLNYKHYNGAYSTFGQGSGNTWLTAFVLRSFGKAQSFIYIDPAKIKESTTWLESQQGKHGCFVRLGKLFNNRMKGGVTDEVTLTAYITASMLELNMSVSDPVVYGSLSCLKNSTSDLSNTYTTALLAYTFTLAGDMETRAQLLQHLDTVALQEGGLLHWTQTSSETSASLAVEISSYVLLASLSASPLSATDLGYASRIVRWLVRQQNAYGGFSSTQDTVVALQALALYSTRVFSREGTSTVTVQSPSGGQHLFEVNKNNKLLYQESALQDTEGKYTVEVKGSACASVQVALHYNIPTPTDSTTLSIQVKTEVDCNSNSLRPRVTLKLQSQYHGKELTTNMIIVDLKMLSGFAPDPESLGRLSGSLLVDRVDTKDDHVLMYLRELPSLLPFNHTLDIIQELPVQNLKPAVVKIYDYYQPSDQAETEYVFPCK; encoded by the exons ATGGTTCCTTCTGGGCTTCACGTTTGGAGATGGATACTGTTCGCCTGCTTTCACTGGCTTTGTGTCTGTCAAGAAACTCCTAGACC GGTTTACATGGTAGCCATTCCTGCAGTGATCCAGGCAGGCTCAGAGGCCAAGCTTTGTGCCAGTCTTCTGCAGCCCAACGAGACCCTGGTCATGACCATATCTCTGATTGTTGATGAGCAGAGCAGAATTCTTCTCCAAGAGAGTTCTGACCAAGAGTTTCACCGCTGCTTCCAGTTTCAG GCCCCTCATGTGGAGAGTGAGGAAGTGCAAAACTTTAAGGTGGAGGTTCGAGGTGAAACGTTTCTATcgacagaggagagaaaggtcaTGATCAAACCGTACATCCCGATGACATTCATCCAAACGGATAAACCAATCTACAACCCAGGACAAACAG TGCAGTTTAGAGTGATCGCCTTGGATACCAATTTTAGCCCTGTCAATCAGCTG TACAATGTTGTGGAACTTGAG GATATTCATCAGAACAGGATTGGACAGTGGGTCAATACATCATCTAGTGGCAACATTCTGCAGCTTTCTCACCCGCTGAACTCTGAAGCACCTGTAGGATCCTATGCTATTGTAGTGTGGATTGGTGATAACAAAATACACCATCACTTCAAGGTAAAAAAATATG TTTTGCCAAAGTTTGAGATCAAAATGAACCTCACCGATGAGATCAGCATTGTTCAAGAGGAGTATAAAGTAGAAGTGTGTGCAAC ATACACGTATGGACAGCCTGTACCTGGAAAAGCAGAGGTAGAGTTGTGCCGACTTTTAAGGAACGATGTATTGATATCAATGAGATTTGATGTGAAAACTCAACAAGGAGTTCCTGATTATACAGCCCCCTGCCACAAAGAGTCAATAGAG ATGGACCAAACTGGCTGTGCTTCTCATGTCTTCAACATGTCCATTTTCACAAAGAATGCCGAACAGAAAATGCTCATAGACAGGCTGAGTTTTAATGCaaaagtagaggaggaggggacag GTATTACACGGTCAGAGGAAAAACACATAGCGCTCTCCTATGTGATTGGAAAACTCACGTTTGTCGACACACCCAAAATCTATGAGCATGGATCAATTATCGAGGGCAAG ATAAACGTTGTTCACTTCAACAACACACCTATCTCTGACATGTTAGTCTACCTGTTGGAGAAGAAAGGCTGGTCCTCACATCGTCTCCAGAACCTAACCACGGACAGTCATGGTATTGCCAGTTTCTCCCTCAACACAACCACTATGCCCAAAGAGGATATTAACCTCATA GTAAGCAACACACCAGAAGCGGAGAACACTAGATACAGGGTCCCCTATTTCAACAGTGGGCAACACATACTCTCACTGATCCAGCCCACTGCCCCTCACAGTAAAACTTCCAGCTCTCTGGCTATTCAGAAGATAGAGAAACCACTGGCATGTGGGGAGGAAGTGTCAATCACCATCCAGTACGCTATCGTAGGGGAGACCGTCCCAAAGGGCTCCGTGGATGTCATCTACCTG GCCTTATCCAGAGGGGCGATACTTCAGCATGGACATATGAAGGTTACTGTACAGCAGGGGAGTCCTG TAACTGAGGGTGAAGTCACCTTGAAGTTGGCAGTGGTTCCAGAGATGGCGCCGTTGGTACAGGTCCTGGTGTACAGTTTGCTACCCAGCGAGACTGTAATCGCCCACAGCATGAATTTCCCCACTGAGAAATGCTTCAgacacaag GTGTTTGTGGAGTTCTCACCCTCACAAGCAGTCCCAGGGGAGAAGAACACGCTGCAGCTCTCGGCCCAGCCCGGCTCCCTCTGTGGCCTCAGCACTGTGGACAAGAGTGTTCACATCATGGAGCCAGGGAAGAGGCTGGATGCTGACAAG ATATTTGATTTGTTACCAGTCAAGGAGACAACATACATTCCCTACCAGCTTGAAGATCCAGTGTCATGTTTACGTGTAAGACCAAGGAGATATGTAATACCATACCCAGGACCAACTGACCAAAAAAATGAACCTTTTCAAGTTTTTCAG AACCTGGGACTGAAGCTGGCAACTAACCTGGTTATAAGAGTACCTTCCTGCCTAAGTTACAAGGGGAACGAGTACCATCGCTATG CCATGGACAGCCTTTTAAGGGGTGAAGCTGGACTTCCTGGAAGATACGGAGCCCCTCTGCCACCCATACAGACAGTCCGTACGTTCTTCCCCGAGACATGGATATGGGATCTTGTGGAAGTTGG GGAATCTGGAACACTAGACATTCCCCTTACAGTCCCAGACACCATTACCACCTGGGAGACAGAGGCATTCTGCCTGGCCCCTGGCGGCTTCGGTCTGGCTCCTCCTGTGGAGATCACTGTCTTCCAGCCTTTCTTCCTAGAGCTCACCCTGCCCTACTCCATCATCCGTGGAGAGCATTTTGAgctgaaggccactgtgttcaacTACCTGTCCAAGTGCATCATG GTTTCTGTGACTCCGGCTCCTTCCTTAGACTACACTCTCACACCCCTGAATGATGTCCAGTATTCATCATGCTTGTGTGCCAATGGACGAAAGACCTTCAGTTGGACAATGGCACCCTCAGTCCTGG GGGATTTGAATGTGTCCGTTAGTGCAGAGGCTGTCCGGTCCCACGCTGCATGTGACAATGAGATTGTGAACGTACCAGAGAGAGGACGCATCGACACAGTCACAAAGAGCCTGCTGGTGAAG gcagAGGGAACAGAGAAGACCGACACCTACAACTGGTTGCTGTGTCCAACTG GAGAAGCTCTGACAGAGGAGGTGGAACTGCAACTCCCCAAGAATGTGGTGGATGGATCTGATCGAATTTCTCTCTCAGTCCTGG GGGACATCCTGGGTCGGGCCCTCAAGAACCTGGATGGACTGCTGCAGATGCCGTATGGGTGTGGAGAGCAGAATATGGCCCTCCTCGCCCCCAATATCTACATCCTGGAGTACCTGAGGAACACAGAGCAGCTCACTCCAGCAATTCGAGACAAGGCTAACAAGTTCCTCACTAGTG GTTACCAAAGGCAGCTGAACTACAAGCATTATAATGGTGCATACAGCACATTTGGACAAGGCTCGGGGAATACTTG GCTGACTGCTTTTGTCTTGAGATCCTTTGGCAAAGCACAGTCTTTCATTTATATTGACCCGGCGAAAATTAAAGAGTCCACGACATGGTTGGAAAGTCAGCAAGGCAAACATGGGTGTTTCGTCAGATTGGGGAAACTCTTTAATAACAGAATGAAG GGTGGGGTGACAGATGAAGTCACGCTGACGGCCTACATCACTGCTTCAATGCTGGAGCTCAATATGTCAGTGTCG GATCCTGTTGTGTACGGCAGTTTGTCTTGCCTGAAGAACTCCACCAGTGATTTGTCCAACACCTACACTACTGCTCTGCTGGCCTACACCTTTACCCTGGCAGGGGACATGGAGACTCGGGCCCAACTTCTGCAGCACCTGGACACGGTCGCATTACAAGAGG GGGGTCTCCTGCACTGGACTCAGACCTCCTCAGAGACTTCAGCCTCCCTGGCAGTGGAGATCAGCTCCTACGTTCTGCTGGCTTCCCTCAGTGCCTCCCCTCTGTCTGCCACTGACCTGGGCTACGCCTCCCGCATCGTCAGGTGGCTGGTGAGACAGCAGAACGCCTACGGAGGCTTCTCTTCCACACAG gacacAGTGGTGGCCCTCCAGGCCCTGGCTCTCTACTCCACCAGGGTGTTCAGTAGAGAGGGCACCAGCACAGTGACAGTACAGTCTCCCAGCGGGGGACAGCACCTCTTTGAAGTTAACAAAAACAACAAGCTTCTCTACCAGGAGAGTGCGCTGCAGGACACAGAAGGGAAGTACACGGTGGAAGTGAAGGGCAGTGCTTGTGCCTCAGTGCAG GTGGCGCTCCACTACAACATCCCTACTCCTACTGACAGCACAACGCTCAGTATCCAGGTGAAGACAGAGGTGGACTGCAACAGCAACTCTTTGAGGCCCAGAGTCACGCTGAAACTCCAGTCTCA ATATCATGGAAAGGAGCTGACCACCAATATGATTATAGTGGATTTGAAAATGCTGTCTGGGTTTGCTCCAGACCCAGAGTCTTTGGGGAGG CTGTCGGGTTCACTTCTAGTGGATCGTGTCGATACTAAAGATGATCATGTGTTAATGTACTTGAGAGAG TTACCATCACTATTGCCTTTCAACCACACCCTGGACATCATACAGGAGCTCCCAGTACAAAATCTAAAGCCAGCGGTGGTCAAGATCTACGACTACTACCAGCCGA GTGACCAGGCAGAGACAGAATATGTCTTCCCTTGCAAGTAG